A window of Caretta caretta isolate rCarCar2 chromosome 13, rCarCar1.hap1, whole genome shotgun sequence contains these coding sequences:
- the FITM2 gene encoding acyl-coenzyme A diphosphatase FITM2 has translation MEPLDRCARPLRAVLVRSSMRLWLPWGLLGLMLGGSLLKALAPLPDSYLSSKRNLLNIYFVKLAWAWTFWLLLPFIAITNYYLSRNVLGVLRRLGTLLVGTVVWYVCTSLFLRIEDFTGNCYKSPALDVLFQEHPSKWQCRQGGGFWNGFDISGHSFLLTYCALMIVEEMAVLHVLNTDRSPRLHAVVNALFVALSFLTLIWVWMFFCTAVYFHDFSQKLFGTLVGLSAWYGTYRFWYLKSFSPGLPPQNASLSSKKPNCSR, from the exons ATGGAGCCGCTGGATCGCTGCGCCCGGCCGCTGCGCGCCGTCCTGGTGCGGAGCTCGATGCGGCTGTGGCTGCCCTGGGGCCTGCTGGGCCTCATGCTGGGCGGCTCCCTCCTGAAGGCGCTGGCGCCGCTGCCCGACTCCTACCTGAGCAGCAAGCGCAACCTGCTCAACAt CTATTTTGTCAAATTGGCCTGGGCCTGGACGTTCTGGCTGCTGCTACCCTTCATTGCTATCACCAACTACTATCTCAGCCGAAATGTCCTGGGGGTGCTGCGGCGTCTCGGCACCTTGCTGGTGGGCACCGTGGTTTGGTACGTCTGCACTAGTCTCTTCTTGCGCATAGAGGATTTCACTGGCAACTGCTACAAATCGCCAGCACTTGATGTGCTGTTCCAGGAGCACCCCAGCAAGTGGCAATGCCGCCAGGGTGGTGGCTTCTGGAATGGCTTCGACATCTCAGGGCACTCCTTCCTCCTAACATACTGTGCCCTGATGATTGTGGAGGAGATGGCTGTGCTGCACGTCCTGAACACTGACCGGAGCCCAAGATTACATGCAGTGGTCAATGCCCTGTTCGTTGCCTTGAGCTTTCTGACCCTGATCTGGGTCTGGATGTTTTTTTGCACTGCTGTATATTTCCATGACTTCTCCCAAAAATTGTTCGGCACCCTAGTGGGTCTGTCAGCCTGGTATGGAACATACAGGTTCTGGTACTTGAAATCCTTTTCTCCTGGACTTCCTCCCCAAAATGCTAGCTTGAGTTCAAAGAAGCCTAATTGTAGCAGATAA